The following DNA comes from Sander lucioperca isolate FBNREF2018 chromosome 2, SLUC_FBN_1.2, whole genome shotgun sequence.
gcgctcaccggaaaagtgcttctaacggccttcactggtctccgtccagagcaacaggatctgttggtccattcttatatactgtctacgggtaaaaccaaaagacaggaagtaaaacaagacaacacataAGAGATcagagagactacaaaataaaacaggaaatggaaaaccaacagaaaacgtgaaaccaactaaacacagaaacttgacactgGACGAGACGTGACACAGCCTTCTTGAACATCTGCTACTGCCAGCACTTCCTATGTCTGTCAAATGTCCGATCACATTTTAAGCATTTATCTTCACAGCCAGACACACAGTCAGCACTAgacagaggttttttttttatgatgaccACCATATGGCTCTGGACACAACAGAGGATTACTGCTGGATTAATGGAGGGAAAGAGAAATAGAGAAACAGTCCATTTTGAGGTCAAGATGAATTCTGCTGAACTggagtattttgttttttaatgtaactttatttttcgtttttgttAGTAGACAACGTATAACAAACATACAGATAGCACATAGCTACATAttgaacaacaataacaattacataaccaaggaggacacggaggattaaaaaaacttgATGGGGGctcccggatagctcagttggtagagcaggcgcccatatatcgaggtttactcctcgatgcagcgggttcgactccgacctgcggccctttgctgcatgtcattcccctctctctccccttacatgtcttcagctgtcctatcaaaataaaggctgaaaatttCCCAAAaacttatcttaaaaaaaactaaacataatgGAGTCTTCAGAAGATGTAATTATCTTCACAAGAGCATTCAGCATTCAAGTAAGTTTTCTCAGAATTGTTTGTCTTTCTAGTTACATAActcagtgtttcccctaccaCGATGGCCCAAAATGACATTAATATGCACAGTTAGCACAGTAGAATgacatgtaaaaataaatatgttaaaCCCCAAAGCTCTAATCCTAGAATCCTAGAAGGCCCCTTGTGATCGATAAGCTCAAGTGTGAAACCAAATTGTTACAGTTTTGCATGGACAATTTCCTCTTTGTTAAAAGGCTGACACTGAAATGCTAAATGACacgtttttttcactttcatttttaCTGTCATAAGACTAAGAAGGGGCTTTTGATTGGAAGGAGGGACCTACACAATAAGATGCAGCCCACAGCTGTTCCCTTCACATTTATAAGGAGAAAACCTAAAATCCTGACAGACTGAGCCTGTAGCTGTCCTTCAGAAGCATTCATTCTAGGTAAGCATAGCTTGAGATGACTTATTACTCTGTCAAGTTCTCATTTTTTGCATCCAATAGCAGAAACTTTTATGAACACAAATGAAgggtttgttttgtgtctttctgtccGAACAGGCCGTCTTGTTGCACACTGTACAGCCATCATGTCTGATTCAGAAGAGAGGCTGGCCCATGTGGAGACAGCCTCAACTGATGCTGATGCAGTGATTTCAGTTGGCGATGACGCCATTGGAAGCAGTACCTGGCGTCAGTGTTATATTACCGTTATAAATTACGGCTCTGAATACACCCTCTGTAACCCCTGGTAAATGcaatttactattttattttttggccatttcatTAATACGTTTTCAATAAATACACACAACTCTTTAATATTTATTCTGCTGTTTCTAGTCAATACACGCAGAGTGGTCGCTGCACTCAGACTCCACCACCGCAGATTGGCCCGCATTCATCTGGCAGTGCACTGTTCACCAAGACTCCCTTCACTGCTCAAGGATCTGTTGGCGTCTTCACTTATGACCTCCAGGACTCCACTGACAAAATAGCTGTCATGTTCTCTGTTCCCTACGACTATAACCTGTTCTCTAACATGTATGCAGTGGGAATCTTTGACAAGAGCCAAGAGTGTAATTATGATCTTTATTATCAGATGTACTACGACCCACCAACCACCTTTGTCAGAGGTGAAGCTAAGTGCCCCCCCAGTCTCACTTATAAGGGGGATCGAGTCACCATTGTGGCAACAATGGCAGACCTTTTTGAAGCTGTCATAGATGTGGAAGTGAAAGACAACTGAAATAAGAGAGTCGGGAAGAAAGTAGTTTCTCCTGCAGCCTattctgcttgtttttttttgtagaattTATAAGGCATTCTGTGCCAATGGCTAATACATAGTTAATCTTAATGTATGGTAATTTCTTTCCCAAGCATTAAGAATTAGAAATACATGCTTTAAGATGTCTATATTGCTTTACAATATAACACAATCCACTGCTTTTGTGttagaaaaactgtaatatgtaATAACTGTAGTAGAGCAGATGATGCATTTGATGGATTACTTATTGTACGTGTGTTGTGATTTCACCTGTAACATTTATTGACTTTTTGGCTTTATAAGATTATGTAAACTGTCTTATACACGGCTTTCAACATCACTTTGGTTCAAATCTCAAGCATTTAATAAATCTGCAAAATCCGTCTTCAAAATCACGTCGTTCAAATCACACTGTCACAGTGTGGCTGTATGTCTTCTGACATGTGTTGAGACTGGGCTGTGTTGCTTCCTTAAATGCATTTTAGTTATCAAAGGTCTGGTTTTGGGGTTTTCTGTTTGCTGGGTTTTTATTGTGTCATGTTAATGGTTTTTGGATAGACCTTTGTTACCAGCCTGTTTTTTGGACTGTAAGTTATTTACAGACTGGTTACTTATAGACTTGAAACGGGGGACACAGCCAGCTaccctggctctgtccaaggtAATAAATTCCACTTactagcacctctaaagcttgctaattaacatgttaaattcagagtgtaaaataaaaataaaaataaaaattatactttattaatcccgcaagggagaTTACAATGtgttcactctgttgttagaacacactacacacaggcctgaaatacacacacatgctcagtacctatacatgtacaaatggagagatgtcagagtgaggagGCTGCATCGGTTGATGGACAGGCGCCCAGAGCAGTTGGGAgtttcggtgccttgctcaagaccACCTTGACAGTGtaggtgaggtggtgaactggcACCTTTGCAGCTACCAGTCCATCAACCTAACTTCGGTCCGTACAGGGAATTGAACCAGCATCCCTCCGGCTCCCAACCCAACTCCAAATTTACTATGTCAAACTAAATATTAAAGGCTTTTACACCACATTTAATTGGGCTTAGCTCATATGCTATCAGTTAATGTTCCCTGTTTTACATAATgctttgaaatgtttttcaatCCACTACTTAAAGATTTAAGCTGTTCGGAGCAGCAAGGTGTATTTGTCGAAGCACTTGATTCACATTTGAGGGGAACAACCTGCTGAGTGTGCTGATACTCTCGGGGTTAATGCTCTAGCTGGCTTCAAAGAAAGCTTTCAAGTGCAATTGTATTGCCGCTTTTGCTTAGCCAGCAAAGGGGACATAGATTCTAGCCATTTTGGGTCGAGAACTGTTGAACAACACAACTATTGTAGCCGAGTTATGAGAGATTGAGTCAAGGCGTACCTGATGTTTAAAGCGAAGGTGTCCGGCATACTTTAATCCTATAACTGGGTTCTCGTCGGATCTTCTTCATGACGTATTTGAAGGAATTATCCCATTTGAGTTATCCATTTGCTGATCTCAAAGAAATACTTATGACTTGATACCCTGAACAGTCAAATTAGTAACTTCCAATACAGAGTCCAGGCCCCTAAAAAATCTCAGTCCAGCTTTTAGAAAGCAACAATAGGTGGGAATGGGCATGATGAGCATTGGGTTTTGCTGCGATTACTGATTAATGATTGCTAATCTTGTGCTACAGAATGAAGCCTCTCTCCAGAGATCTTGGTGGACCTGAAAGAGATAGTTGAATTGGTTGTATCAGCATAAGCGTATAAGATGGCAGACTTATGCCTGCTTATTAAAGTTCATTCCCTAAGTGATCCAAGCCTCTTTTCACCTTTCACGAAGTCATGCAAGAATTTGTGATAATTAATAAACCctttattttatatacaaatGAATGCAAAAGCCAACACACCAGGCGTCATATCATTAAGTTCGCTGACGACTCAGTAATAGTGTCGCTGCTGACGCACAGCGACCCCAAGTATGGCGCTACCTTAAATGATTTTACAGAGTGGTGCAAATCGTCTTTTATGAACATTAACGCggaaaaaactaaagaaatgcTGATTGACTTTAGGAAgaatcccccccacccctctcccACCCTTATTAACGATCAGGCTATCGAAGTAGTGAAGCAATACAAATACCTCGGTAATATAATAGACGACAAACTCACCTTCGAGCCTCAAGTTGACGCTGTATGTAAAAAGTCACACCAGCGCATGTTTTTTTATCGTAAACTTCGCAATTTTAATGTTGATAAGACTTTTATGaggatgttttattgttgttttattgaaaCTATTCTTTCTTTTGCCTTTGTGAGCTGGTTTGGGTCCCTcactcttaaaaacaaaaacaggctgCAATACATAACTAAAGTGTGTGGCAAAATTTCCGACAACACCCTGACTGACTTAAAATCGCTATATGAGTCAAAGACCTTGAAGAAGGCCCAGTCAGTCTTGGCTGATATAAGCCACCCCCTGAACGGCTACTTCATGTTGTTGCCGTCTGGCCGCAGATTCTGTCTGCCTAAATGcaggacaaacagacacaaaaactccTTTGTCCCCGCTGCTATAGGCTTTGTTAATAATTCAATGTGAAATGAGGACTTCTGTGTAGTATGTATTTTTTGTGCCCTCTATTGATAGTGTCTGTTGTTTGTATGGCttatgtgttgtttatgttgcATTCTATTGCTGCACAACGAATTGCCCCTCGGGGATAATAAAGACTCCTTGACCTTGaccttattataaagtgttaccaatatTTTTCTACTCTAATGTGTACATGCAAAGTGGTGTCTGCGAGAAAGCTCTGGTAACGCAGATTGACCCGTCTtcacagactgatctcattaagtggcgtatgtatgacacgccaattcgttaTCAAGATGCATACTCGTTTTTtggcgtgtttatcaacgccatttggcctccattgacttacattaccttgcgattgtgtgtgaatttacgctgaagcgagtagtatgaaagggcgaaaatccgcacagggaggttggtcggggtggtggatgggtcaaacacaggactttcaccaggagaccagggatcgtgtcccacTGTCATGTTTCCTTTGTGTCCTGCgtcttgttttcctaaacccaaccccgttcttgttttcctaaacccaatccgcgtgtcacgtttcctaaacccaaccgtagctttcttctttttctaaatccaaccggttcttcttttcctaacccaacccatccgctgtatacggcactcaaatgcgtacagataacacgccacttggctttagaaagtggtgtgtatgtttacgtccactgtatacagcgtagacatacacgcagatagctcaaaatgcgtacagataacaccccacttggcttaagaaagtggacGTGTATGTTTACACGAAGTCATTATGTCATGTTGATCTTCATTTGGAAATGCACTGTTCAGCAAGGTTCCCTTCACTGCTACAGGAGCTGGCGTCTTCACTTATGATCTCCTCCACAAATGTACAAAGGACTTCACTGAGAAAATAGCTGTCATGTTCTCTGTGCCCTTTGACTTCAACCTGTTCTGTAACCGGTATGCAGTGGGAATATTTAATAAGAGCAAAGAGTGTAATCATCTTTATCATCTGATGTACTACAACACACAAACCACCTTTGTCAGAAGTGAAGCAAAGGATCCCAAACTCACTTATAAGGGTGATCAAGTCACCATCATGGTCGTGATCTGGCTGTATGCGTTCTGACGTTTAGTTGAGACtgctatagtctatatccacgactttCCACTCCTGGAATTGCcccgttgctgccggaaattccgccgtatgtccttTTTTTTGACCAGATTTCTGTTACCTAACGCTTcgtttgtgttggtgttctaaactccggtggatttccgaggactatggttaactgctcctcagatctctgcagggtaaatccagacagctagctagactatctgtccaatctgagttttctgttgcacgactaaaacaacttttgaacttccacgttccaccaaaacaagttccttcccgaggctattttgcagaagcaCTGTGGacccgtccggcgcttagcaccgcccaagacgattgtgattggtttaaagcagtAAACcagataaaccagagcacatttt
Coding sequences within:
- the LOC116063466 gene encoding bryoporin-like isoform X1 → MSDSEERLAHVETASTDADAVISVGDDAIGSSTWRQCYITVINYGSEYTLCNPCQYTQSGRCTQTPPPQIGPHSSGSALFTKTPFTAQGSVGVFTYDLQDSTDKIAVMFSVPYDYNLFSNMYAVGIFDKSQECNYDLYYQMYYDPPTTFVRGEAKCPPSLTYKGDRVTIVATMADLFEAVIDVEVKDN